The Phycisphaeraceae bacterium genome contains the following window.
ACGCGCTTTCCGTGCGTGAGGTCGATGGCGAAGGCCGCCATGAGCACCTGCACCGTCACTCAAACCCCCACTAGAACAACCGCCGCCCCTTTTCTCTTCGCATGCTCGGCTGATGTTGGCAACGGCGAGGCCCGGGGGGCCGGCGGTCGGGTGGGGGGCGTTGGGGGCGGCGAGAAGCGCAGGACGGAGGGGCGCGCGCGCAGCGCGCTTCGTATCTCTGACTTCGTCGCCCCTGTTTGAGCGCAGTGAGCGAAGCGATCGCAGCGAGTCGGCGACGAGCCCCTGCACCCGAGCATCGCAGGTGTCCCGGCGCAAAGCGCCGGGCGCCCCCCCCCCCCCCCCCCCCCCCCCCCCCCCCCCCCCCCCGTGGCACGGCCTGCGGCCGTACCACGCCACCCCCCTCCCCTGTCTTCTCCCCCTGCTCCCTATTCCCCATTCCCTACTCCCTTCCCCCCCGTGCCTCTTGCCTGCCCCCCGCCTACACTCCCCGCCCTATGGCTAAAACGCGCGAAATCAAACTGCGGATCAAGGCGGTCGGCAACATCCGCCGCATCACCAAGACGATGCAGATGATCGCGACGGCGAAGTTCGCCGCCGCCCTGCAGCGCGCCACCGCCACCAAGCCCTACACCGAGGGCGTCTTCGAGCTCGTCCAGGAACTGGGCGCCACCGCCGGCAACATCTCCAGCCCACTCATCGACGGCGCCCCCGGCTCGGCCTCCAAGCCCGAGCTGCTCCTCGTCATCACCTCCGACCGCGGGCTCTGCGGCGCCTACAACGGCAACATCCTCCGCACCGCGATGCGCCACATCCGCGAGACCCGCGTCGCCGGCAAGACCCCCGAGATCGAGCTCATCGGCAAGAAGGGGCTGGCCTTCCTCAAGTACAACGGCGTCGATGTCGCCAAGTCCCACACCGTGGGCGACAAGCCGACCTTCGAGGTCATCGAGCGCATCGCCGAGGACTACATGGACCGCTTCGCCGCCGGAGAGTTCTCCGCCGTGCGCATCGCGTACATGCGATACATCTCCGCCGGCAAGCAGACCCCCGAGGTGCTGCAGCTCCTGCCCCTCAAGAGCCCGGCCGGGACCGAGGCCAAGTCGGGCCCGGCGGCCCAGTACGAGTTCACCCCCTCCGCCGAGGAACTGCTCGCGGAACTCCTGCCCCAGGCGGTCAAGACCACGCTCTTCCAGAGCGTGAACGACGCGCTGGTGAGCGAGCACATCGCGCGCATGGTCGCGATGAAGGCCGCCACCGACAACGCCGGCAAGATGGGCAAGGCCCTGACGCGCAAGTTCAACCGCGCCCGCCAGGCCCAGATCACCACGGAACTGACCGAGATCATCTCGGGCGCCGCGGCGCTGGAATAAATCCGAAAAAAGGGGGTTGACAGCCCCCTTCCCCTGATTTATCTTGCTGCGCATGAGCGATCCGGGGTTTCGCCATACTCGAATCGACCGCCGAACCGCTTTCACCCTTATCGAAGCATTGGTGGTGATCGCGATCATCGGCACGATCCTCGCGATCATGCTGCCGACTCTGCGGCTGGTGCGGATGAAAGCCCAAGAGAATCAAGCGCTTACCCGTGCTCGCGAGTGTGGGGCGCTGCTCATCGGCAGTGCAGCCAATCACGCCGATTCGATCCCAACCAGTCTTACCCGCGCCCGTTTCGGCATGAGCGCAGAGGGGATGGCGGTCGAGATCGAAATACCCCGCTCCATGGTCATCGGCACCGACTATTTCGCCCAGGCATCGATCTGGCCCGCCCTCCTGCTCGCGATCGGCTACGAGCCTTCTCAGGTCTGGTTAAGTCCATCACGGCGAACCGACCCGGAACGCCTCTACGAAACCGACTTCGACTTGACGCATTCGGTCCTTGCAGGACCGGAGCACTGGCGAGATCCGGCGGCCCAACACCGGAGCATGTGGCGCCGGGTGAGACTCTCCGAAGCGTCGTACGCCTCGTCCAAGGCCCTCGTGGTTGAGCGAGCCAGCGTCGCCGGGACGCGCGACAGAAACATCGCTCCACGCCTTGCTGTCGCGTGCGTGGACGGCCACGGCCGACTCGCGCATCTGTCAGACGCGCTACCACCCGTGCCCAACCGTTTCTTTCGCGACGCCGCCATTCCCATGCTGACTACCCGGGAAGGTCTTTCCGGGAGAGATTTTCGATGAAAGGCATTCCATGAAAAAGGTTCTCGCAGCGTGCGCCCTGCTCGCCTCCATGAGTTCTGTCGTGGTTGGCTGGTCTCCGCCGAATGTTGGAGTTTCTGGCCGCTGCTGGATTCCAGATCGTGACTTTCCTGACGAGGTGGGAAATCCCTACGCGTTTTCCTGCCCCTCGGGCACCTTTTGTTGCTACGGTGCCCTCTACGATGAACTCGGACTTCTGGACCACGCCAGGTTTGCGTGTTGCACGAATGGGCTCTGCTGCCATTCGGTCCTCGTGCTTCCGGCCGCGCAGATGTCTACCACTTGCCAGAGCTGCCCTTCGCATCCGGGAGATCTTGACCCCGACGGTCCGGGCGAACTCCCTTAATTCGAGGTCAACCACACGGAGCAACACATGACCAATTCCATGATTTGGCTGCTGCTGCTGGCAGTCCCCCTTCACATGGGATGCCAGCGCGACAACTCACCCACTCCAGCCGAAGATGCTTCGTCGAAACCGGCGAGCGACATCGGTAACGAGAATGCGTCTGCGTTGCTTGTTGCCGTCGAAGCGCATGCGCTCGGAGTAGATATCGAACCCATCGCCGCGAGACAGCTCGGAGTTCAGGCGGCAGAGATCGCTCGCGTGTGGCACAAAGGCGACATCAAGGCCTACGACGCCTTGATCGAGAGTTGGGGTGGACGGTTCGTGTACGATTCCAGCGATCCTTCGCCGGCGACCCAGAGGGCGTATGAGCAGCAACGATCGTGCTGGTACGACTCGGACAACGATCTGTCTATCGTCTACTTTGACAGCGCAAGAACGACGGTCGATGTTTTGGGCGATTCGCCGAATTCTGCTCGCACCTTCGTAAGCAAGCAAGGCGGCGGGATGGTTGTTCCGTCTCGCTACCGGTTCCCCAGATCAACCAAAGATCTCAATGCAGAAGGCAAGCCGGTCGCTGCGGTCGAGATCCCCGTCATTACTCGTGGCGGTGACGAGTTTGTGATCACCTACATCTATGTCTGGTGGCCGGAACGCCAAGTCTGGCTCCCAGACCACCTTCGCGTCACCGGCGGGCAAATGCCCCCTGCTTTCTATTTCTAGGCCAATCTCTAAGCTCGGCTCCCCACCTTGGCCCCGCCCAGCGGGGCGTTT
Protein-coding sequences here:
- the atpG gene encoding ATP synthase F1 subunit gamma, whose amino-acid sequence is MAKTREIKLRIKAVGNIRRITKTMQMIATAKFAAALQRATATKPYTEGVFELVQELGATAGNISSPLIDGAPGSASKPELLLVITSDRGLCGAYNGNILRTAMRHIRETRVAGKTPEIELIGKKGLAFLKYNGVDVAKSHTVGDKPTFEVIERIAEDYMDRFAAGEFSAVRIAYMRYISAGKQTPEVLQLLPLKSPAGTEAKSGPAAQYEFTPSAEELLAELLPQAVKTTLFQSVNDALVSEHIARMVAMKAATDNAGKMGKALTRKFNRARQAQITTELTEIISGAAALE
- a CDS encoding type II secretion system protein, whose product is MLRMSDPGFRHTRIDRRTAFTLIEALVVIAIIGTILAIMLPTLRLVRMKAQENQALTRARECGALLIGSAANHADSIPTSLTRARFGMSAEGMAVEIEIPRSMVIGTDYFAQASIWPALLLAIGYEPSQVWLSPSRRTDPERLYETDFDLTHSVLAGPEHWRDPAAQHRSMWRRVRLSEASYASSKALVVERASVAGTRDRNIAPRLAVACVDGHGRLAHLSDALPPVPNRFFRDAAIPMLTTREGLSGRDFR